GTTTTACAGGTTCTTTTGCTTTTTTAAAACGTGGACCGGAGAGGTAATTATTACCTTGGATGAAACTAACCACTCCGACTTCGTCAGCAAATACGGTTGTGGTGGTTAAAAAAAACAAAAAGAAGGGAATCAAACGGATCATGCCACTTTTATAACGGATCAGTCTTCGCTTACAAGCCAAAAATCTGAAAAAAAAATCAAAAAAATCCCTACAAACCATTTAATTTAGAACCAATATCAAATTTTACCACCTATCTATTGATATGTGGCGTTTCGTATTGAGATGTACATTCTGTTTCGGCTTGGGACTTTCTACGGTAAAGGCAAATGGCCATTTCCTCTGGGAAGATTGTATTTGGATCGGTCTTGAACGAAATGCCCAATTCAAATTAGAGAAAACAAAATCAGAATTATTCCCGATTTTACTCCGCGAAAAGTGGAAACAATACCTTCCTAAATTAGGAGTTCATTATTTTGGAATTTTCTCACGCAACAGAGAACAAATGGACCAAGAATACCGTGATGTGAGACTCCAAATCCAACAATTATTATATGATGGTGGTGAAACAGAAAGGGAAAAACAAAAAATAGAAATCAAACAACTCATCCAATCAGAGGAAAAAAAAATCCTTCGGGAAAAAATCATCCAAAATATTTCATTAGCATATTTGAATTTAAACAAACGTATTTTGATAGAATCAATCTATGACCTAAGATTGGAACGATACCAATTAGAAATCAAAAAACGCAATTTAGAAATCCAAACAAATCTCATTCCTCATTCTGAAAAAAATTCCATGAAACAATGGGAAGTGGATTTTATTGCAAAACGGATTCACATCCAAATCCAAAAAGAAAATGCATATTTGGAATTGAAATCTTCTATGTTTCTCGATCCAAACGATCAGTTGGGATTAGAACCTGGGATAACGGAAAGGATTGAAATTTTTCCTCCCACAAATTCTCCTATTGAAGTTGATTCGAACCACCCCATCCGGAAAAAAAATCGATTGCAGATGGAGCTGGCTCAAATTGAAGAAGAAGCAGTCCAAAACGATTGGAAACCTAAACTTGTATTAGGTGGTTATTTTGGAAAAAATGGCAATTATGGTTTCCCCCTTCAAAATGAAATTTATGGAGTGAGTTTGGGATTCCAAACCAATCTTGGTGGTTCTAGTTTTAATTCAAATACACAAAATGGATTCCAATCTGATGGGAATGGAATCCAGAGGATTCCTGGTTATGGTCCCCAAGCGGTTGGACCTGGGGAAAATGCCTTCCAAAGTGGATCATTTGGATTCTTTGATGAAAATGGCCGTGAAAAAAAACGATTTGATTCTCGTTTTTCCAAACTGCAAACACATCTGGAAAAGGAACAATCGGAACTTCAGCTAAAAAATGTTTCCAAGTCCATTGAATTAAAGTTAGTTGAAGAATATCAAAAATATAATTTATATTTAGAATTTGTAAATTCTGCATTCCAAGGTTTAGAACAAAAAAGAGAAGAAAAAAAATTACACCTAATTACTGAAATCGAATATTTGAAATCTGAAGAGGAAGTTTTTATTTCATTCGAACATCTAATAGAACATTATTTTAATTATATTTCTTATTCTTTGGAATTGGTGATTTTATTAGGTGAGGATCCTTTTTCAAATCGTTATTACCGATTACACAATCGTAAATACCAAAGTGTTTTCACAAATCTCTTGATCCTTTGGAAAGACCAATACCCAAAAGAAAAATGGAAAGAGCTAGAACCAAAACTTAAAAAACAAACCCCATTCTTTCTGGAGGATTCGAATGAAATCCGTTAAATGTTGTTTTTGTCTGATTGGAATTTTGAATTTCGAAAGTTGTAATTCCGAAATTGGTTCTACTAAAGATTTGATGAGTTTGTTTGTTAACGAAGACTCCCCAAAAGTGATTTCTTTCTCACCCGGTTCCGGTGAAAATAAAGTCTCACCTAAAACAACAATTTCCATCCTATGGAACCAACCAATGGAAATCCAATCCTGTGTTTCCGCTTTTTCACTTGATCCCAATACCAAAGGGAATTTTGAAACAACTGACTTATCTTTAAAATTTATTCCGAACCAAAATTTAATGCCAGGAGGTTATGTGATTCGGCTTACAAAACAATGTGAAAACAAAAATGGCAAAGACTTAGATCGCGTTTATTCAATTCCATTTTCTGTAATAGAAGAAAACACTCCTTCTCCACCAATGGTAGAATCTTTTTTGATATCAAATGGAAATTCCGAAGAATGTTTGTCAGGTGGGAATATAGTGAATCGAATATTAGAAGCTGTTGGATCTGCATGTGTTGGCATTCCAGACCCAAGTCCAATGACCATCATCTTTTCCAAAGATATGAACCAAACAGAAGTTCAGTTAGGACTTAGGTTTGAACCGAATGCCAGTTTCCAATTGATATGGGTAAATCCGAAAGAAGTCCAAATTCGTTTTGATGATTACTTACAAGACCTAACTCGCTACCAAATGATTCTGGCATCTGGTGTTTCAGCACTTGATGGGACCAAAATAAACCAACCAATACGACTGGATTTTTATATGGGTGAAGGAGATAAATCTCCAGAGGTAATTGGATTTGGTCTTTCCTCACAAAATTGTAGTTTAGGAGTCCAGGAATTGGGTAGTCTCACGGGTGCTCGTTGGGATTCCAATACCTGTTTTTGGAGCCAAGGCCAAGCTATCTTAAGCCCGCATGAATACCAATTTCGGGGTGGTGATGATGGAACCGGAGAAATCAATAGTTCTGCTTCCTGCGCTGACATTCTCACAGACAATTTTAAAATCTTTTTTGATCAATATGTAGATCCTATTTCCGTCATTTCTTCAAGTCGGTTAGTAAAAATTTCACCTCCTTCAAGTAACGTCCGTTTGTCTACGTGGGAATGGAGCCATTGCCAAACGGTTTACCCATTTGGGTGTAGAGAAGTTAGTTATTCTTTTTCTGAAAGTGAAGCAAGTTGTAATGGTAATTTGTTTGGAAATAATCTAACAGGTGGTGATTTTAATTTAGCATCTTCTATACATGCCCCCAATTTTTATCCCTACTACGAATTCCGTCTGGACACCGAAGTTCGTTCTGTGACAGGGAAACGTATGGTTTCTCCTTTTGTTATCCAAATGGAGGCTAAATGAAAGTTCTCTTATTGTTTGTTTTTTTATTCTATGTTTCCTGCTCCCACTTTCGCGAAACTGTGGGATACCAAAAATATCCCATTCCTAATGGAAATAAAATTCTTTTGGTGCCCACAGTTTCCTCTTTTCACTCGGATGATTACATTATGGAGAAGGAAATCATCCAACAAATTATAGAAGATTTAGGAAGAAGAGGCTTTTTAGTCATCGAAGGTGATGAAGTCCATGAATTTAAAGATAATACAAATGAAGGAGATCATTTCAGTTTCTTTTATAAGCAACTTTCACCAAACATTCTCAAGAATGAATCCAGGATCACCCATTGGATGGAGAAAGCAATTCGTTTGCAGATACCGTACATCATTTTTGTAAGATTTCCAAAACAATTAGAATCTGATCAAAAATTGGTACGTATGTTCTGGTTGCATTTGAATGAAAGGCAAACAGAACAATTTGATTG
The sequence above is a segment of the Leptospira sp. WS39.C2 genome. Coding sequences within it:
- a CDS encoding TolC family protein; the encoded protein is MGLSTVKANGHFLWEDCIWIGLERNAQFKLEKTKSELFPILLREKWKQYLPKLGVHYFGIFSRNREQMDQEYRDVRLQIQQLLYDGGETEREKQKIEIKQLIQSEEKKILREKIIQNISLAYLNLNKRILIESIYDLRLERYQLEIKKRNLEIQTNLIPHSEKNSMKQWEVDFIAKRIHIQIQKENAYLELKSSMFLDPNDQLGLEPGITERIEIFPPTNSPIEVDSNHPIRKKNRLQMELAQIEEEAVQNDWKPKLVLGGYFGKNGNYGFPLQNEIYGVSLGFQTNLGGSSFNSNTQNGFQSDGNGIQRIPGYGPQAVGPGENAFQSGSFGFFDENGREKKRFDSRFSKLQTHLEKEQSELQLKNVSKSIELKLVEEYQKYNLYLEFVNSAFQGLEQKREEKKLHLITEIEYLKSEEEVFISFEHLIEHYFNYISYSLELVILLGEDPFSNRYYRLHNRKYQSVFTNLLILWKDQYPKEKWKELEPKLKKQTPFFLEDSNEIR
- a CDS encoding Ig-like domain-containing protein, with translation MKSVKCCFCLIGILNFESCNSEIGSTKDLMSLFVNEDSPKVISFSPGSGENKVSPKTTISILWNQPMEIQSCVSAFSLDPNTKGNFETTDLSLKFIPNQNLMPGGYVIRLTKQCENKNGKDLDRVYSIPFSVIEENTPSPPMVESFLISNGNSEECLSGGNIVNRILEAVGSACVGIPDPSPMTIIFSKDMNQTEVQLGLRFEPNASFQLIWVNPKEVQIRFDDYLQDLTRYQMILASGVSALDGTKINQPIRLDFYMGEGDKSPEVIGFGLSSQNCSLGVQELGSLTGARWDSNTCFWSQGQAILSPHEYQFRGGDDGTGEINSSASCADILTDNFKIFFDQYVDPISVISSSRLVKISPPSSNVRLSTWEWSHCQTVYPFGCREVSYSFSESEASCNGNLFGNNLTGGDFNLASSIHAPNFYPYYEFRLDTEVRSVTGKRMVSPFVIQMEAK